A single window of Labeo rohita strain BAU-BD-2019 chromosome 4, IGBB_LRoh.1.0, whole genome shotgun sequence DNA harbors:
- the LOC127164251 gene encoding uncharacterized protein LOC127164251 isoform X2 yields the protein MLMYALSTCTSCPLTFTEEEVPFIRPWWCIQLMERFCLEGHGQRFAHWTEDASLLLQGTLEPVLRVSKSTTRQSTSRRVVVEEDTDEVQQPTIVRDLHKAWYWGNDHRDLFRGEVTEPAFPQMNSEDQQNALRKAQGSEFPEAKDAFLFVFQSQCDMETFLSYCVDEQGQCHVPQSEIVVDK from the exons ATGCTGATG TATGCTCTCAGTACCTGTACATCCTGTCCATTAACATTCACAGAG GAAGAAGTGCCATTCATTCGCCCGTGGTGGTGCATTCAGTTGATGGAGAGGTTTTGCCTAGAAGG GCATGGACAGAGATTTGCTCATTGGACAGAAGACGCATCCCTGCTCCTTCAGGGAACCCTTGAGCCTGTTCTTAGAGTGTCAAAATCCACCACCAGACAGTCAACCAGCAGAAGAGTTGTGGTTGAAGAGGACACTGATGAA GTGCAACAGCCAACCATTGTAAGAGACCTTCATAAAGCTTGGTACTGGGGAAACGATCACAGAGACTTATTCCGTGGTGAGGTGACAGAGCCTGCTTTTCCACAGATGAACAGTGAAGATCAACAAAATGCGCTCAGGAAGGCCCAGGGGAGTGAATTCCCTGAGGCAAAGGAtgcctttttgtttgtatttcagtCTCAATGTGACATGGAAACATTTTTGTCATACTGTGTCGATGAACAAGGTCAATGCCATGTTCCTCAGTCAGAAATTGTAGTAGACAAATGA